One Littorina saxatilis isolate snail1 linkage group LG1, US_GU_Lsax_2.0, whole genome shotgun sequence genomic window carries:
- the LOC138949360 gene encoding uncharacterized protein, protein MVQLILLIWTRFALNGEVGDESHCSTLQDIFLSLIFNHRFGSTSRPPEKPEMMCIIHTAPVFQFQQFTFKHGYMYWRGIRMTWRGALHYRLPLKRSEVPRYDVQAACRVVPGFAGGDDQIQSILC, encoded by the exons ATGGTACAGCTGATTTTGCTGATTTGGACACGGTTTGCCTTGAATGGGGAGGTTGGCGATGAATCGCACTGTTCTACACTACAGGACATTTTCCTCTCACTGATTTTCAATCATCGGTTTGGATCAACCAgcag gcctcccgagaaaccagagatgatgtgcatcattcatacagctcctgtcttccagttccaacagtttacctttaaacatggatacatgtactggagaggtatcaggatgacttggcgtggtgctttacattacagactacccctgaaga gAAGTGAGGTGCCGAGATATGACGTGCAGGCAGCTTGCAGAGTGGTGCCCGGCTTTGCTGGGGGTGATGATCAGATTCAGTCCATTCTGTGCTGA